A region of the Bacteroidota bacterium genome:
GCACAGGATGTAAATATTACAGTAGATGCATCTTCGAACAAAAAAAAGGTATCTCCAAATATATACGGGCGAAATGAAAGCTTTGACAAATCAGTCCAATTTTATAAAGATGCAGGATTGCGTTTAGCTCGGGTTGGCGGAGGTAATAACATGTCTGCATATAACTGGCGACTAAAACTTACGGTTCATCCCGACTGGTATAATAACGTTTATGGGACAGATTGGGATGTTTATGCACAAAAAATCAATAACAA
Encoded here:
- a CDS encoding secretion protein Por, whose translation is MNRQLLFNSPLLVLFCCFLFNTVQAQDVNITVDASSNKKKVSPNIYGRNESFDKSVQFYKDAGLRLARVGGGNNMSAYNWRLKLTVHPDWYNNVYGTDWDVYAQKINN